DNA from Rosa rugosa chromosome 6, drRosRugo1.1, whole genome shotgun sequence:
AATTATTGTGTTGAGCAATTCAAGAGGAAGCATAATGTAGATCTCAGTGGAAACTCTAGAGCACTCAGGAGGCTACGAAATGAATGTGAGAAGGCAAAGAGGAGGCTTTCATATTCCTCTTCAATTGGCATTGAAGTTGATTGTTTGAATGAGGGTATTGATTTCTCTACTACTATTACTCGTGCCAAATTTGAAGATCTCAACGGGGATTTCTTCAACAAGTGTATGGAGCCTGTGGAGAAGTGTTTGAGTGATGCTAACATGGACACAAGTAGTGTCGATGACATTGTTCTTGTTGGTGGCTCTTCTAGAGTTCCAAAGGTACAGCAGCTATTGCAGAATTTCTTCAAGGGGAAGGAGTTGTGCAAGGGCATTAATCCGGACGAGGCAGTGGCTTATGGTGCTGCTGTTCAAGCTGCCATTTTAAGTGGGAATAGAAATGAGAAGATTCGGGATATAAGCCTCTTGGATGTCACACCTCTGTCACTTGGCATGGCGAGTGGCACACAACGTGCCATGGGAGTTTTTATTCCAAGAAACTCGAGAATTCCCATTACTGTGAAGCGAACTTCCACTACTACATCTAATGGACAAAGTAGTGGCAGAGTAGCCATTTATGAGGGTGAGAGTTCAGCAGCTGTGGAAAATAACTTTTTGGGTGAATTTATCTTGGATGACATTCCTCCATCTCCCAATGGTGTCCCTAAAATTGATATTTGTTTTGATATTGATGCTAATGGTATCCTTAGTGTTTATGCTGAGGACAAGTCCACCGGTCGGAAGAGAGGGATTACGATTAACAGTGACCGGAGATCTTGTGAGGGAATTGAGAAG
Protein-coding regions in this window:
- the LOC133715154 gene encoding heat shock cognate 70 kDa protein-like, translating into MAGGDRGHAIGIDLGTTYSCVAVWQHDHVEIIVNDQGNRPTPSCVAFTDTELLVGDAALNQIIRNPTNSIFDAKRLIGRRFSDTSVQDDLKLWPFKVVKGLSDKPLISVTQNGQEKKFAAEDISSMILAKMRQIAESYIGSTVKNIVITVPAYFNDAQRQATKNAGVTAGLNVIHIINEPTAAAIAYGLDKKADLYCKRNIMIFDFGGGTLDVSLLNIGDGVFEVKATAGDTHLGGEDFNNRMVNYCVEQFKRKHNVDLSGNSRALRRLRNECEKAKRRLSYSSSIGIEVDCLNEGIDFSTTITRAKFEDLNGDFFNKCMEPVEKCLSDANMDTSSVDDIVLVGGSSRVPKVQQLLQNFFKGKELCKGINPDEAVAYGAAVQAAILSGNRNEKIRDISLLDVTPLSLGMASGTQRAMGVFIPRNSRIPITVKRTSTTTSNGQSSGRVAIYEGESSAAVENNFLGEFILDDIPPSPNGVPKIDICFDIDANGILSVYAEDKSTGRKRGITINSDRRSCEGIEKMV